The Cryptomeria japonica chromosome 6, Sugi_1.0, whole genome shotgun sequence genomic interval ttgatgacaattggcaaaagtgctcctgtccctctccaagggaccaaggcgaaatttccaaatatgcccatttaccttacattttgagataatatttttgttttcaaaactcCAAAGAGAGTGGAgaatgatgttctacgccttgagGATCATCTAAAGTTGAAGGGATTAAGAATTTGTGCAAAAAACTCAAAAAGTGCTCcggtccctcactgaaggaccagggcgatttttatgaaaccaacaatttccctccgagattatgctaaggcaaggttgtgcgagatgggaaggatcttctaaggCATGATGAATaaagatttgacttcaaaatttgagaatcctagcctaaaatacaaaaagtgctcctatccctcactaagggaccagggcgaaaatccttggaacactcattttgccttgcaaaaacgaGTTAACCATGCATGGAACAAGTGAAAGAGATCATTGCTCACTCCACAACGAGAATCGacaaatgaaggatgaagaaataAGAGTAAAAGTGAAAAagcactcctgtccctcacccagggtctAGGGTGAAAATGTCATAAGGCACGTCCCTTCTAaaagatcaagtgaattaaactcaagactccaatcaaaaatgtcattttaaaatgcctagatgaagttttgaatgtgaaaatgaggaatgcaaggcctagattgagaaaagtgctcctgtccctctccaagggaccagagcgaagtcattggcattcattattttttgccatatcccaacgttgacatcctccaaatcgcattatatgccaaaatcatcaacttcaaaatatttgaaaaaattaattaaattggcatttaataaattaattttgagccttagaaaatcgaatttttattataaaggcatttaaaattaatttttgtgaaattaaaattaaaaatggagCGCTCAAGGCATTATTTCGTCTTCATTTATCAAGTTGGCCTTCTTCttagtattttttatattttattttaaggcttatttgctaggttggcctcatgggtaagtggaaggtgagcgctctatatattggaggtgttttttcacaattcaaatcattcaatcatcctttcaagtgcgaatttggagagctaattgaaggctattggagaggcgaatttcttgctagatggGAGGATAATTTCtagatgttttgaaggtatttgaaggcgaatttccagatttttgaagaggctagtggagtttattctttttcaagctagaggaggcgtaattcatccaagggaggactataatctaagcttgtccatcaaaatccggtcttttctcatcattttttttcaaagttttgtACTTAAGTACtcaaaggaaggtatgaagaatcatttttgaagttcttattcaagacttatagtgatcccattgcaattttgtaaagtctaagtcttgaagatccaaattccattcattattaatttgaaaatgtatagttcttgatttatcgtgactttttcaaattaatatcttaagttttacctttgaaaggtcttaaatttcatgctttgaggtttgatgctcaaaagactaactttaatattttgtgtaggcatcaaatggagatcccggagttagaagatcaagcaaggataagggcaacCTCATCCagtcaagccagatcaaggacggtctcctccaagaagatcaagcaaggacaagggcgaccccctccagtctagcatcgacaaggatggctttcttcgatcaaacatcaacaagggcgacctcttccaatccagcattccaaggcgaggtacatcatcatcttgcacatcaaggacacaagaagtcagagcaaagggttcgttgaagaagcagatagttccagatgagttaattaaagctagcttctcaacaacatcaaatcgaatatctaccaagttacaagtgtcaaacgaggtggcatcctagtcatcacttctccagtcagtgtggtccacctcagcgtgtccagattcaatgtacctaacttatggaaggtggcacaaacttcgatgtacctaccccagctatccattggtggaattttccagagaggacatgtgtccaagcaatacaatcttatcattggtcaagcattaaatgttatgtaatggttgtaacaaaccctaattagggttttcattattgaatcttggccattgatctcaaattgatctctgccatcgaattgtattgagggcactatataagccccagctcttcattttgtaaagggatATAGAGGCAATAGATAGAAGTAGTTAATAGAAGacaaatagagagtagttagaaggtgattagaatagcaattagagtagagtagagagagaaggcaaagattgttgccaagatgttgttgtaaaagacttgtaacttcattgaagaaatggtgaaatttatgggtcgattcgacaatttgcatggtttctatacttctcatatttgatttcatgttattagatgaatggaagaaatgtgcttgattgatggtgaaattcgtatatccatactactagcagtttgttgattgcagacttgccttgtgtagtcaactggaatcattcagcttaaacttaacttcaattgtcgcttcttcattgatatgcatcaacctgatggtgtctatgcctgcagtgatgatttgaacatcataaagctttccttcgaagatcgcactaaccttgtggagatggtcccgagatgtcaaaacaagacttagttagaatttcatcaaagatcattcattgctcttacattcttagtgttaggattagatcctttcctcgccctcatcttttttccttttttcaagtcaaagctagtaaaatcctgtgttccagcaatattcaaagcaaatcagaagtccagtcatcaagtgtaagtccccttgtgattccagcaaatcacatcataccacagagagcttatccacacgtagagatcctacaacgaagaaccttgaagtcatcctgattgatccttttcgcaatatcttcagcattcagaggctttactcaagagaggataaggtacccttgggtattttattctgtgtttgatagtgtacaaaatacacgtcaacagttttGAAGGCTTTATTTGTGCTTGTTGATGGGAGCTCCAACCCTCGACCCCACCCTGTATCACAACAAGAGCACGctaggggcgctgcccctcaaccaCATTGGGAGGTCTGCTCCGAATCCCCACAAGAggcactaccccttgaccccaAATCTCCACCCACCATTGTTATTGTTAATGACATCATTGCCATGTTTATTATTTTAAACTTCACTTAGTATGTCAGAGTTTCaattgcaattcttatacttattcttggtTTGCTCCCATAGTTCCAAAACTCTACCCACCATTGTTGATGTTcgaatttcaatgcaatcattgttATGTTTTTAATGTTTATCAGTTTAAACTTTGAATAGTATGCCAAAGTTTTATttacaattcttatacttattccttaAACATATTTTTATAACAAATTTTGCATTAAGTACTATATGTATTTGCACCTCCCCCCAACCCCCTGCTGTCCCCAAAATTAGGCCCTTGCTCCCCTCATGCCCCCATCAAGAAACTTAGTGAAACTACGCTTAATAAAGGTTACTGGGCATGAAATAAGATGACACCTGTTTATTATTACTCAGTAACCACCTTCGTACTAGTCTACAGTTTGTTTCTTTAGTTTTTGAATTTTATACTTACCCAAACAAGAAGACACTGCAACCTGCAAACCAGATTGGTTGGATCCCTTTGACCACAGATCTGAGAAAATTATTGTAAATAAAAACCAAAGCTTATACTAAATTGCAATAATAGTATCTAATCTACTTATATTCAGTCACATTTATTTGGCAACATTTTTCCCTGAGCAAAAACATCTTATAGTACAAGTATAGAACATTTATCTCATTCACCCTTGACTGGATACCAAGTGAATTTCAAATTCTGGTTACAAGGGTAAAACAGCTGTGCAAGATGGTCAACTGGTTGTGCAAAGGAAACATGGAATCAGATACTGAAAACTATAAACCATAATCACTCAAATAATGTCAAAATTTGCAACTATTGCAATGGGCCGGAAATTGATACATTGGAACCCTAAAGCAAGGTCCAATTGGGCCCTTTCTCTCCCAAAAGAACAAAGCAGGAATTCAGTAATGACCAAAAACTTACAGAATATTTCACGTACAAGTGCAGGAAAAGCATTGTGCATTTCAAGAAATCCAAAAGAATGAGATATTTTACACTGGAAAAGTTACAAAGTCAAACAATTGGatgaattttaaaagaaaaaaggcATTCTCTAAAGGAAAGGCTTGCATTGTTTGATTCTATGCCAAACTACCAAGATACTTTAGCCACCCAAACAAGCTGCCATTATTCGGCATAAGAGTACAAAGTACACAAAGCATAGTTCCTACTCAATAAGCCTTCAGAGTTGTGAATTGAGGCATTTATAGAAATGCAACTAAAACCTAAACCAACAATACttgaattttttcaataaattgatttttCACAGTATAGTTTGATTCACTACGTGCCTAATGCTAAGTAACACGTTAGGAATAATGAATACCTTAGAGCAACTTCTTTGCGTACTGTGTAACGGATCTTCTTATGAAAACAGCGTTCCTTACGCTTTTCTCGAAATCTTTTAAGAGACTCAATTCTGTGTGGTTGATTCAAACGATCTGAAATATCAGATGAACCCTGGACATGCAGGTTCAGATAGCAAAGGGCAATGAGTCAGGCTAAAACCAAATAACCTGATAGAGCACacaaaatatttaaagataatCAAAGGTTAATGGACAGGACTCCTAAAGGCATACCTTCTGATAATGAGGACTCACAAGAGGGATGTCTCTTACGCTAGTCTGTGCAGCTGCCACTGATTCACGACCTCCCAACAACAAAAGCACCTGCTGTATCTGAATGCACATAAAATAAAGAAATACATGTCATAATAAGTCAGTAAAATAACACTAAGTGGAAAAAGTGCCTAAAATGTACCAGCTCGTAATTTTATCTAAATTCTGATTTATTTTGTATTTTCCTATATTCTAGAAATTATATAAACtggaaaagaaaaataaacttGAAGACGAATAACTGAAAACACTTGATCAAACCCTcaaaacacatcatctatcaaatCTGGACCATTTAATATCAATTATGACTGCTGATACAAACCCTAGTTCAGAATAAATACTAAAATCTGAACCAATTATTATTAATTATGACTGCTGGTACAAACCTTAGTTCACACCAAATACTCAAATCTGAACCAACTATGAATATACAAGCCCTCAAAAGTCTGATTTTATTAATATGCAACTGTTATAAATTATGACAAGGCTCGCAATTAATCTTCTAGTTGATGGTGCTTTGCTGGTATGGTTATCACAAGGTTGCAAATAATAGATTTTGATCCTCCAATTGATGCTCAGGTTGTATGACTGAAAATCAGACTTATCATGTTGGTACAGAAACGAATTCCTCCTGGCTATTGCTGGAAAACTGCAATTAATGTCAAATCTGATCCAAACCTCCAAAGATTGGAGCAGCAGCTAGGGTTTGCCAAAATAGTGTAAACCCTTCAGATCTAGCTAATAATGATGCAAATCTGGTCataaaaaattctgaaaatgtTATAGAAACCTCCCAAAATAATGTGTCAAcaaaatagcagcatttgtttgtAAACCAACTTGCCCTATCACTGGAATCTTGTATGAAATCTACAAGATCCAAAATCAGCAACAAACACCATAGTGCGCTTTAGTGCCAATATAGCAAactgaaaatgttttcaaatcctCCACAAATCAGCAGAATTGTGATTCCAGATTGGAATCACCCAAGATTGGAAGCAAGGGTTTTCATCCTCTCAAAGCCTTGAACAAACCAAGGGTTTTCGTCATTGGATGCCCTAAATTAAACAAACTGCTCAAATTTGGAAAAATTTAAAGATTGCCCCAACAATAATGAAGAGACAAAAAAATTTGTGTTTGAAAATTTTAGAACTGCAACGTGGACAAAGCAGGTTGGTCGAAAACAAGCACACTATATTAAAGAGTTCAACCCCTTGAAGGAGCATGCTAAAAGAAGACGACTAAGGGTGGCAATTAAGGGAAAGGCTAGACTTCTAGTTGCACAGCTGAGAATCGGTTCTCACCATCTTACATGAGTCGGGTAGATGGGCAGTCCCCCCTAAGGAAATGTGGGATGAATGAAGTTGTCTTTTCTACAATAAAGGAGAGGTGGAAACTGAATGGCACTTCATCTTTGAGCGTGCAGCATACAAGGATATCCGTACTCAACATGAAAACAATTTGAAGGTGAGCAGTCTAAAAGAGCTATTTGAGGGGGCAAGGCTTCACAAAACCGTGGGTTTTTTTATCAAGATCCACAACTGAAGAACTGACGTTGAAAGGAACTTGAAAATTATTAACAATGATACTCTTGATCCCATAGACTGATGCTCTCATGGACGTCATTTAaaactcattcattcattcatttgaatctgaaaattggatgcaaaAGGATAACTTCCATGATCCTCCGATGAAGATAGATGCCTCCTTGGTATACCTTTTTGAATCAGGCCCTTGGTTCCTAAATTCCCTTCCaagtatttaaaaataattttttattttaagcattaaaaataattttactttAGTACTAGTGTTTAAAAACAACTTTTTATTTTAATTGTAATAATATTAATTTAGTTGCCCTTAGAATTAGCAATTATCGTGCCcaacttaaataatattattaattatcctAATCCAAAAAAGGGGACATGGCATAGCTAAACAAGATTGTTGCACAACTTTTAAAACAAACTTAGGAAGACTTCTCTGAACAATGTTCCACGGCTGTTGGGGACGGGGAGACGGGGGGACTTAAGGCCGGGGGGGGGAACGCGTTTCCGTGTAACACTATGACTCTCATCCAAAGCCCAACATCCATTCATCTAGAATAATCATAAGTTATAACCAAAGAATTTTGTGGAAGTGAAGTTTACTAGTTTTTATCAAGCTGCAACTATTTACTTTAGATCATGAGTACCCACAAAATAATAAATCAGTATTTTCCATTCCTAACTTGTTCGTCAGGTTTCTAGTATGCAGATTTTTTCATATCAACTGCCAGAATGTCAATCAAACTCTGAAGGAAGGACAAATCAACCCAGGTTTACCAACAGAAAAGCCCTTATAATTTTATggacataaaataaaaaaaataaaagaaaaataattgaaTGTAGAAAAGTGAAAAACGAGAAGTACTCCTATTTATTTACTAGATTCAATTGTAGGCCAACACTATAAAACAGGTAATAAGCACATTATGGCTAGTGAATGATAGGGAAATAGCCATGGATATTAAGAATATTATGCAGTGCATCCAAATGTAACTACATTTAGATTCCAGCATGCAAGTTGCAAACATATGTCAACATATGGAGCTCAATGGagtttaatttcataaatatataAGCATACTGCCCTTTAACATTAACCACTCTAAAAAATGCTTAGTAAGTCTCTGtgtcataaatcaatcaaagtagaaAAATATAAACCTTTTCAGGTGGCACAGAATCAAAGACGTAAACCTCGCCCTGATATGAAAGTGTGAGTTGATTTGTTCCCTGATTGTGAGAAGGGGCAATCGGCTGTTGTTCTGGTAGATTATCTCCATCTGATTGAACATTTGCTTCATTTGTGCAATTGTTGTCCTGATCTCCTTCATCCAGTTCATCCAGAAGACCATCACCATTACTATGACACAATGGATGCTCCTGAACAGTCATGCAATGAATGTCCAGATGACTGCAGTCTACTCCATGATACTGTGCATCAAGATGTACGTCAAAATCTACCTCAGTTTTTGGGACCCGCAGCAGAGTCTCATGCACATGGGCATGATGAACTTGTGAGTTATCAGAAAGGACAGGTTTCTGCTCTGAGTAGAAACCATGATGCTGATGATTGTGGTTTTGAATGGTCTTAGATTCTTGATGAAGACTCTGAGTTTCTGACATTTTTTCCCAAATTACTTTCAGGGAAACATGGTACAGTGTGTTGTGAGTGTTATCCACAAATACAGGCTATAAAGTCCAGAACTCCGCAGTGAAATCAAGAATCCATCCCATGCACCATTCAGATTAGAGTAGATCTGTAATATAGAAATAGTTCCTTTTACACTCATTTCCAAACAACACAATACCAGCAAGGTTTGTAAATATATGAGATGAGCTTATCAGATAAACCAAAAACAGAGAACAAATCCACTTTTATCTGTATAGAGTAGAGAAAACAAAGAAGGCCTAAAAAATATGGCTCCTCCACATTCTGGAAAATGCAAATCTAAGCAGTTGAATGAAGTATGAACAACAAAAGAAAGCCTTCTAAATATCTAGAATCATGATCTGTGCCTTCATAAACCTTTGTGATGGATGAAGAAGCTCTACAAAATCTCAACTACAAGATTATGCCAAAAGTTAAATATAAAATACCAATTTACTTGCATATATGTTGTTGCTCAACATCTTGTAAAAGCCAAAATTAAACATTTAACTAAACAGGTATAGAAATAATAGCAGAAATCTAGAATCCTGTGATCCACATCTTTTACGTGTTCTGGTGATGAAGGAAAAAGCTCTCAAAGGTCAGGCTCCAGAAAAAAATCTCAAAAGCAGGAttatcccaaaattcaaatttataaacaaaatttgaaatttccaaaaaaattgaGAAATGTTGCACATGTGATAAAGTCCAGAACATGCAAACGTAAAgtgaacaaaatattacagatGGGATCAACCAACATTATATATATGAGCAAAACTGACCTGATCTCAAAACAAATAAAAGATAACCCAAAAAAATTTCCGTATCTGACATAAGCCTTCTGCAGAAAAACTTAAAAGTAAGTGAAAccatttcacaaaaatattaaatgTACATCCAAACTCTAAATGCAAAAAATATGAGAAAAAGGATCAACCAATAATTTAAATCTAAACCCATCATATACCTGACATTAATTgttaaaaaaccaaaacaaatcacATATATAATAAAAACCAGAAACTTGAACAAAATTGAGAAGTTAAGTGAAAACTATTTCTGAACAACAGAAAGTGCACAAGATTGAAAAATTAATCAAAAGCCCTTTCACAACAATAGAAAATGTGCAAAATAGGAAAAATAAGCCAAACCCATTtcacaaaaatagaaaatgcatttCTTCATAGACACAATGGATTCTACTCCCACCCCTCCCAAAATAACTATCTCTATTGTGGCCGGCGTTTTTGTTCCAGGTTCGCAGCGTGTGTTTCCGGGTGCTGTAGGAGATACATGTGTTCATGAGGTTAATGAGGATTCTTCTGGGTCAGTTCATGTGGCTATGGCTCCTATAACAAAGGGGCAAACTGGAGAGTGGTCATTTGAGTATGGCACGGTTGTACCTTGTGGGCAATCCCCATAACAGCTCTCATTTGCACATTTGGTAGGTAAGAATGTGAAGATGCCAGCTAAGTGTAATAAGGAGAATCCATATGCTTGTCCTGTTAGACATGCTTGTACGATCTCCTATTCCAATGAGACTCTTGTGTTAGTTTTGGGATCTGAAGTTCTGGGTGAGTCCTTTGATTTGATCTATGAGTTTCACAATCACAAGCCTAGTTTGCCAGAGCCACTCTTGGGTCTACCAAAACTGGTTACCCTTTATTTCTAAAACTGCCAATATATACCACTACGCACAGGACTTATATGTTATTTTCTTGAATCTGTGCTCAAGAAGGGTAAAATTCTAGCTTAGGTCCCATAGTTTGGGTGAAAGGCAGACTTATTGATGAAGTTAAGAAACACAGTTTTCAATCCTCTTTCAGAATGGTTCTTTATGCTTCTTATGTAGATAAGATCACTCTATCTTCCATTACAATTTTGGATAGATTCTTGTTTAAAATCCATTGGCAATACTCTCAGCTCTGTCCCCTAAAACCAATGCTTTGTCATAT includes:
- the LOC131072858 gene encoding GATA transcription factor 28 — its product is MSETQSLHQESKTIQNHNHQHHGFYSEQKPVLSDNSQVHHAHVHETLLRVPKTEVDFDVHLDAQYHGVDCSHLDIHCMTVQEHPLCHSNGDGLLDELDEGDQDNNCTNEANVQSDGDNLPEQQPIAPSHNQGTNQLTLSYQGEVYVFDSVPPEKIQQVLLLLGGRESVAAAQTSVRDIPLVSPHYQKGSSDISDRLNQPHRIESLKRFREKRKERCFHKKIRYTVRKEVALRMQRHKGQFTSSRNNSDVLTSEEQKWDSSEEWNQNTNVKQEEVVCLHCGVGERSTPMMRRGPSGPRTLCNACGLVWANKGVLRDLSKCPTILGSQYQSQISHEQNNPITESKNADSGVTLVRELPVH